Proteins found in one Quercus robur chromosome 2, dhQueRobu3.1, whole genome shotgun sequence genomic segment:
- the LOC126715466 gene encoding probable glycosyltransferase At3g42180, with protein sequence MAGFSCSISFVFIPFSLILFFLFFSSSLNLDYSTLFSSSYLRKSHHTNPQQVSQDVFLSTNCNTYKAGNIKKNSLKTIEVGLAKARAAIREAIRTRRYMSKKKETFIPRGSIYRNPYAFHQSHIEMMKRFKVWTYGEGEQPLVHSGPLKDAYAIEGQFIDEIESYKSPFRACNPEEAHVFFMPISVTNIVDYVYMPITTDADFYRDRLQKIVMDYVKVVANKHPYWNRSNGADHFMLSCHDWGPDISVANHELFENLIRAHCNANTSEGFQPIRDISIPEIYIPNGILGPLLQGHGPNNRPILAFFGGQAHGDIREILLKNWKDKDSDVQVHEYLPQGPNYTKIMTQTKYCLCPSGFEVASPRVVEAIYKGCVPVIISDSYHLPFSDVLNWGRFSVQIPVEKIREIKKILLGIPHEKYKKLQKNVIKVQRHFVLNRPAKPFDVLHMVLHSVWLRRLNFALPA encoded by the exons ATGGCAGGCTTTAGCTGCTCCATATCTTTTGTATTTATTCCATTTTCTctaattcttttcttcctctttttttcctcttccttaAACTTAGACTATTccactctcttttcttcttcctatcTTAGAAAAAGCCACCACACAAATCCACAGCAAGTATCCCAAGATGTGTTTCTTTCAACCAATTGCAATACATATAAGGCTGGTAATATCAAA AAAAATAGCTTAAAGACAATTGAAGTAGGTTTAGCTAAAGCAAGGGCCGCGATACGTGAAGCAATTCGGACAAGAAGATATATGTCCAAGAAGAAAGAGACCTTTATCCCTAGAGGTTCCATTTACAGAAATCCATATGCTTTTCATCA GAGCCACATAGAGATGATGAAGAGGTTCAAGGTGTGGACCTATGGAGAAGGAGAGCAACCTTTAGTCCACAGTGGACCATTGAAGGACGCGTACGCCATAGAAGGGCAATTCATAGATGAAATAGAAAGCTATAAAAGTCCCTTCAGGGCTTGCAATCCTGAAGAGGCACACGTATTTTTCATGCCCATTAGCGTAACCAATATTGTTGATTATGTTTATATGCCTATCACCACAGACGCAGACTTCTATCGTGATCGTCTGCAAAAGATTGTGATGGACTACGTTAAGGTCGTTGCAAATAAGCACCCTTACTGGAACAGAAGCAATGGTGCTGATCATTTCATGCTTTCATGTCACGATTGG GGACCAGATATCTCAGTTGCCAACCATGAACTCTTCGAGAATTTAATTAGGGCCCATTGTAATGCTAACACCTCTGAAGGATTTCAGCCCATTAGAGACATCTCAATTCCTGAAATTTACATACCTAATGGAATACTTGGCCCACTTCTTCAGGGCCACGGCCCAAACAACCGCCCAATCCTCGCCTTCTTTGGTGGTCAGGCTCATGGAGACATTCGTGAAATCTTACTCAAGAATTGGAAAGACAAAGACAGTGATGTACAGGTCCATGAGTACCTTCCTCAAGGCCCGAATTACACCAAAATAATGACCCAAACTAAGTATTGTTTGTGTCCTAGTGGATTCGAAGTGGCAAGTCCTAGAGTTGTGGAAGCAATATACAAAGGGTGTGTTCCAGTTATAATTTCTGATAGTTATCATTTACCATTTAGTGATGTCCTCAATTGGGGTCGATTTTCAGTACAAATTCCAGTGGAAAAGATTCGAGAAATTAAGAAGATTTTGCTAGGGATTCCCCATGAGAAGTAcaagaaattacaaaagaatGTAATAAAAGTGCAAAGGCATTTTGTGCTAAACCGGCCGGCTAAGCCATTTGATGTCCTTCACATGGTGCTTCACTCGGTGTGGTTGAGGAGACTTAACTTCGCACTCCCTGCTTGA